The following proteins are co-located in the Pseudomonas sp. ATCC 13867 genome:
- a CDS encoding tetratricopeptide repeat protein, with amino-acid sequence MRLAHALSIALPFAVMLPWLAACAPTTPLFVAQITTGEVAEYKQLKNKRMTAAVEEEGDLLTYSAQAIRDNKSAEAEKLYLSGYDNTRYSSEVRAIALYQIGLIYMSRFNDQRDDAKAQQYFERIDREFPGTQAAAHADARILMIRQRARDPVQKNARELLADWQPQYNLDLNKPSLDPDMTLLSRRAVLKDRVAEAAQLYLLGANDPAIPPDIREKALYQLGLMYMAPDNPHADRNQAIAYLRRQLAEFPDGELAEKGARHLDRALNQTSPRN; translated from the coding sequence ATGCGTTTAGCCCATGCCCTCTCGATTGCCCTGCCGTTCGCCGTGATGCTGCCCTGGCTCGCCGCCTGCGCCCCGACCACCCCGCTGTTCGTCGCGCAGATCACCACCGGCGAAGTCGCCGAATACAAGCAGTTGAAGAACAAGCGCATGACCGCCGCGGTGGAAGAGGAAGGCGACCTGCTGACCTACAGCGCCCAGGCCATCCGCGACAACAAGAGCGCCGAGGCCGAGAAGCTTTACCTGAGCGGCTACGACAACACCCGCTACAGCTCGGAAGTACGCGCCATCGCGCTGTACCAGATCGGCCTGATCTACATGAGCCGCTTCAACGACCAGCGCGACGATGCGAAGGCGCAGCAGTACTTCGAGCGCATCGACCGCGAGTTCCCCGGCACCCAGGCCGCCGCGCACGCCGACGCGCGCATCCTGATGATCCGCCAGCGCGCCAGGGACCCGGTGCAGAAGAACGCCCGCGAACTGCTGGCGGACTGGCAACCGCAGTACAACCTGGACCTGAACAAACCCAGCCTCGATCCGGACATGACCCTGTTGTCGCGCCGCGCGGTGCTCAAGGACCGCGTCGCCGAGGCCGCGCAGCTCTACCTGCTGGGCGCCAACGACCCGGCCATCCCGCCGGACATCCGCGAAAAGGCGCTGTACCAGCTCGGCCTGATGTACATGGCGCCGGACAACCCGCACGCCGACCGCAACCAGGCCATCGCCTACCTGCGCCGGCAACTCGCCGAGTTCCCCGACGGCGAGCTGGCCGAGAAAGGCGCACGCCACCTGGACCGTGCGCTGAACCAGACCTCACCGCGCAACTGA
- a CDS encoding DUF4129 domain-containing protein, giving the protein MRLTDASVAIRPRSPWEALDLGILLARRHAGLLMASWALVTLPVFAVLSLLLWNHSGWAILLFWWLKPAFERLPLYILSRALFGDTPSLRQALRAFPGLLKSQLLPSLLWRRASPTRSFDLPVLQLEGLKGQARSQRLVVLGQRNAGGATWLTVIGMHFELALWLGLSALLYLLLPQQWVSDWKWQSLISLADGDWAWMEHLSNLLYALLLVVWEPVYVACGFTLYLNRRSELEAWDIELVLRRLRQRLIGSAYALLLVVAACLAPLPGASVRAAEQPGYSCPLPDQDPSGPQASRLQNQVLNSEQSRHAAEAILAAPPFRNRETVTRWRLSDPDKEKKASSGDQDRNLENFFKALEHWQAFKSIAQIIEVLLWGALLSVVVLLIWRYREWLRLFAGRIGLPQRPRREVPSVLFGLELAPESLPEDVASEAERLWDEQPRAALGLLYRALLSRLLHDFRLPLRDSTTEGEVLARVETLDNPPLDSFARSLTQHWQALAYGHRAPQDDLKQRLCEQWRSLFGNEVRA; this is encoded by the coding sequence ATGCGCCTGACTGACGCCAGCGTCGCCATTCGTCCGCGCAGCCCGTGGGAAGCCCTGGACCTGGGCATTCTCCTGGCGCGCCGGCATGCCGGCCTGCTGATGGCCAGCTGGGCACTGGTCACCCTGCCGGTGTTCGCCGTGCTCAGCCTGCTGCTGTGGAACCATTCGGGCTGGGCGATCCTGCTGTTCTGGTGGCTCAAGCCGGCCTTCGAACGCCTGCCGCTGTACATCCTGTCGCGCGCCCTGTTCGGTGACACGCCCAGCCTCAGGCAGGCGCTGCGGGCGTTCCCCGGCCTGCTCAAGAGCCAACTGCTGCCCAGCCTGCTGTGGCGCCGCGCAAGCCCCACCCGCAGTTTCGACCTGCCGGTGCTACAGCTCGAAGGGCTCAAAGGCCAGGCCCGCAGCCAGCGCCTGGTGGTCCTCGGCCAGCGCAATGCCGGCGGCGCCACCTGGCTCACGGTGATCGGCATGCACTTCGAGCTGGCCTTGTGGCTCGGGCTGTCCGCTTTGCTCTACCTGCTGCTGCCGCAGCAGTGGGTTTCAGACTGGAAATGGCAATCGCTGATCAGCCTCGCCGACGGCGACTGGGCCTGGATGGAGCACCTGAGCAATCTTCTCTACGCACTGCTGCTGGTGGTCTGGGAACCGGTGTACGTGGCCTGCGGCTTCACCCTCTACCTGAACCGGCGCAGCGAACTGGAAGCCTGGGACATCGAGTTGGTGCTGCGCCGCCTGCGCCAGCGCCTGATCGGCAGCGCCTACGCCCTGCTGCTGGTGGTCGCCGCCTGCCTGGCGCCACTGCCCGGTGCCAGCGTCCGGGCCGCCGAGCAACCCGGTTACAGCTGCCCCCTGCCCGACCAGGACCCCAGCGGCCCACAAGCCTCGCGCCTGCAGAACCAGGTGCTGAACAGCGAGCAGTCGCGGCACGCGGCCGAAGCCATCCTGGCGGCGCCGCCGTTCCGCAACAGAGAAACCGTGACCCGCTGGCGGCTGAGCGACCCCGACAAGGAGAAGAAGGCGTCCAGCGGCGACCAGGATCGGAACCTGGAGAACTTCTTCAAGGCACTGGAGCATTGGCAGGCGTTCAAGTCCATCGCGCAGATCATCGAGGTATTGCTGTGGGGCGCGCTGCTCAGCGTGGTCGTCCTGCTGATCTGGCGTTACCGCGAATGGCTGCGCCTGTTCGCCGGCCGCATCGGCCTGCCGCAGCGCCCGCGCCGTGAAGTGCCGAGCGTGCTGTTCGGCCTGGAGCTGGCCCCGGAAAGCCTTCCCGAGGACGTCGCCAGCGAGGCCGAGCGCCTCTGGGACGAGCAGCCGCGCGCCGCGCTGGGCCTGCTGTACCGCGCCCTGCTCAGCCGCCTGCTGCACGACTTCCGCCTGCCGCTGCGCGACTCCACCACCGAAGGCGAGGTGCTGGCGCGCGTGGAAACCCTCGACAACCCGCCTCTGGACAGCTTCGCCCGCAGCCTGACCCAGCACTGGCAAGCACTCGCCTACGGTCATCGCGCGCCCCAGGACGACCTCAAGCAGCGACTGTGCGAGCAATGGCGCAGCCTGTTCGGCAACGAGGTACGCGCATGA
- a CDS encoding DUF4124 domain-containing protein gives MRALWLCVWCFPLLVYADIYRWTDAQGKVHFSETPPPGAQRIEVKPQVVERDAATREREERTRRFYDARRDEQAAAQTKAVRQQAELSAQCARWQHDLNTLSLGGRYFTKGSDGERTYYSDAQIDAARRELEARLAEGCR, from the coding sequence ATGCGCGCCCTGTGGCTCTGCGTCTGGTGTTTTCCCCTGTTGGTCTACGCCGACATCTATCGCTGGACCGACGCGCAGGGCAAGGTGCATTTCAGCGAAACCCCACCGCCGGGGGCGCAGCGCATCGAAGTGAAGCCCCAGGTCGTCGAGCGTGACGCGGCGACCCGCGAGCGGGAGGAGCGCACCCGCCGGTTCTACGATGCCCGCCGTGACGAGCAGGCCGCCGCGCAGACCAAGGCGGTCCGGCAGCAGGCCGAGCTGAGCGCCCAGTGCGCGCGCTGGCAGCATGACCTGAATACGCTCAGCCTGGGCGGTCGCTACTTCACGAAGGGCAGCGACGGTGAACGAACCTACTACAGCGATGCACAGATTGACGCCGCTCGTCGCGAGCTCGAAGCGCGCCTGGCGGAAGGTTGTCGTTAG
- a CDS encoding tetratricopeptide repeat protein produces the protein MRTLATLLLLLSVTGCTSWSMNYHLNNAYRSYKSGDCERVMLELSETERKSRARPWLQPEISMLRGQCLERQKFFVDAAQTYQFIIARYPTSEYAYRAKARLETLRLNGRLPGDTARSYPVTP, from the coding sequence ATGCGAACCCTGGCCACCCTGCTGCTGCTCCTGAGTGTTACCGGATGCACCAGCTGGTCGATGAATTACCACCTGAACAACGCCTACCGTTCGTACAAGAGCGGCGATTGCGAGCGGGTCATGCTGGAGCTCTCGGAAACCGAGCGCAAGAGCCGCGCGCGGCCCTGGTTGCAGCCGGAGATATCCATGTTGCGCGGGCAATGCCTGGAGCGGCAGAAGTTTTTCGTCGATGCCGCACAGACCTACCAGTTCATCATCGCCCGTTACCCGACCAGCGAGTATGCTTACCGCGCCAAGGCCCGGCTGGAGACGCTGCGTCTGAATGGCCGTCTGCCCGGCGATACCGCGCGCAGTTATCCAGTCACGCCCTGA
- a CDS encoding PilZ domain-containing protein yields MRHSRHIERHQLPYYLKVFNSITDKPMGYLGNVSLDGMLLISQLPMLVGGRFDMRLKIPGHDGKLQLIEFSATCQWCREDVNPGNFDSGFSLVAPPIEYVELVDALRRYFSFRRQVESV; encoded by the coding sequence ATGCGCCATTCACGACACATAGAGCGCCATCAGCTGCCCTATTACCTGAAGGTGTTCAACAGCATCACCGACAAACCGATGGGCTACCTGGGCAATGTCTCGCTGGACGGGATGTTGCTGATCAGCCAGCTGCCGATGCTGGTGGGCGGCCGTTTCGACATGCGCCTGAAGATTCCCGGCCATGACGGCAAGCTGCAACTGATCGAGTTCTCCGCGACCTGCCAGTGGTGCCGCGAGGACGTCAACCCAGGCAACTTCGACTCCGGTTTCAGCCTGGTGGCGCCGCCGATCGAGTACGTCGAGCTGGTCGATGCGCTACGCCGTTATTTCAGTTTTCGCCGTCAGGTGGAGTCGGTCTGA
- a CDS encoding stage II sporulation protein M, with product MKQALFEQRHQGAWKRFSKRLEQLESGKRQETSERPEEFAADYRRICQQLALAQERGYSSHLIDHLQQLAMRGHQQFYRHRSHLGARILGFITAGFPRLVREEWRCIAVASLLLYGSLLLMGLLVYHFPDLVYSVMSPERVADMESMYSPETGRLGPMGERDTGDDWKMFAFYIMNNIGIAFQTFASGLLFCLGSLFFLLFNGLMIGAVAGHLTQVGYIETFWSFVIGHGAFELTAITFAGAAGLKLGWALLAPGRLSRLDALRQAAARSVRLVGGVILLLLIAAFIEGYWSSVTQFPATVKYIVGACLWLLVGGYFVFAGRSRHAPD from the coding sequence ATGAAGCAGGCCCTCTTCGAACAGCGCCACCAGGGTGCGTGGAAGCGCTTCAGCAAGCGCCTGGAACAACTGGAAAGCGGCAAGCGCCAGGAAACCTCTGAACGTCCCGAGGAATTTGCCGCGGATTACCGACGCATCTGCCAGCAACTGGCGCTGGCGCAGGAACGCGGCTACAGCAGCCACCTGATCGATCACCTGCAACAACTGGCCATGCGCGGGCACCAGCAGTTCTACCGGCACCGCAGCCATCTGGGCGCGCGCATCCTCGGTTTCATCACCGCCGGTTTCCCGCGCCTGGTGCGCGAGGAGTGGCGCTGCATCGCGGTGGCCAGCCTGCTGCTCTACGGCAGCCTGCTGCTGATGGGGCTGCTGGTCTACCACTTCCCCGACCTGGTCTACAGCGTGATGTCCCCCGAGCGGGTGGCCGACATGGAGTCCATGTACTCGCCGGAAACCGGGCGCCTGGGACCGATGGGCGAACGGGACACCGGCGACGACTGGAAGATGTTCGCCTTCTACATCATGAACAACATCGGCATCGCCTTTCAGACCTTCGCCAGCGGCCTGCTGTTCTGCCTGGGCAGCCTGTTCTTCCTGCTGTTCAACGGCCTGATGATCGGCGCGGTGGCCGGGCACCTGACCCAGGTGGGCTACATCGAGACCTTCTGGTCCTTCGTCATCGGCCACGGCGCCTTCGAGCTCACCGCCATCACCTTCGCCGGCGCCGCCGGCCTCAAGCTCGGCTGGGCGCTGCTGGCGCCCGGCCGCCTGAGCCGTCTCGACGCGCTGCGCCAGGCGGCGGCCCGGTCCGTACGGCTGGTGGGCGGGGTGATCCTGCTGTTGCTGATCGCCGCCTTCATCGAAGGCTACTGGTCCTCGGTCACGCAGTTCCCGGCGACCGTGAAGTACATCGTCGGTGCCTGCCTCTGGCTGCTGGTCGGTGGCTATTTCGTCTTTGCCGGACGGAGCCGTCATGCGCCTGACTGA
- a CDS encoding AAA family ATPase, with protein MSEQTPEPASPSSNPAAQRQRASQLAQALRHELQKALIGQQGVIDDVLTALLAGGHVLIEGVPGLGKTLLVRALARCFDGGFARIQFTPDLMPSDVTGHAVYDLATEQFKLRKGPVFTHLLLADEINRAPAKTQAALLEVMQERQVTLEGRALPVPQPFMVLATQNPIEQEGTYPLPEAELDRFMLKLRIDYPLEAEEQTLVRQVTRSARSDMLDVAPLRPLLKEKDVMALQKIASDLPIDDQVLDYAVRIARTTRNWPGLALGAGPRASIALVRCARARALLRSGDFVLPDDVKGSALAVLRHRVRLSPELDIEGLSVDQVLQQLLDQVPAPRL; from the coding sequence ATGAGCGAACAAACACCTGAACCCGCCAGCCCCTCCTCCAATCCGGCCGCCCAGCGCCAGCGCGCCAGCCAGTTGGCCCAGGCGCTGCGTCATGAACTGCAGAAGGCGCTGATCGGCCAGCAGGGTGTGATCGACGACGTGCTCACCGCGCTGCTCGCCGGCGGCCACGTCCTCATCGAAGGCGTTCCCGGCCTGGGCAAGACCCTGCTGGTGCGCGCCCTCGCCCGCTGCTTCGACGGCGGCTTCGCGCGCATCCAGTTCACCCCCGACCTGATGCCCAGCGACGTCACCGGCCATGCGGTCTACGACCTTGCCACCGAGCAGTTCAAGCTGCGCAAGGGGCCGGTGTTCACCCACCTGCTGCTGGCCGACGAGATCAACCGCGCGCCGGCCAAGACCCAGGCGGCGCTGCTGGAAGTCATGCAGGAACGCCAGGTCACACTCGAAGGCCGCGCCCTGCCGGTGCCGCAGCCGTTCATGGTGCTGGCGACCCAGAACCCCATCGAGCAGGAAGGCACCTACCCGCTGCCCGAGGCGGAGCTGGACCGCTTCATGCTCAAGCTGCGCATCGACTACCCGCTGGAAGCCGAGGAGCAGACCCTGGTGCGCCAGGTCACCCGCTCCGCGCGCAGCGACATGCTCGACGTGGCGCCGCTCCGTCCCCTGCTCAAGGAGAAGGACGTCATGGCGCTGCAGAAGATCGCCTCCGACCTGCCGATCGACGACCAGGTGCTGGACTACGCCGTACGTATCGCCCGCACCACCCGTAACTGGCCGGGCCTGGCCCTGGGCGCCGGACCGCGTGCGTCCATCGCGCTGGTGCGTTGCGCACGGGCGCGGGCGCTGCTGCGCAGTGGCGACTTCGTACTGCCGGACGACGTCAAGGGCAGCGCCCTGGCGGTGCTGCGCCATCGAGTGCGGCTGTCGCCGGAACTGGACATCGAGGGCCTGTCGGTGGACCAGGTACTGCAACAACTGCTCGACCAGGTACCGGCGCCGCGCCTATGA
- a CDS encoding universal stress protein, with translation MNLKHLLVIIDPTREDQPALARAQWIAERSGARLELLACEFNPALDNTLLLEQSDLERGRQSLLDERLAWLEKLAAPLRQAGLEVKCQVRWGKPLHRQIVLHCEQSQPDLVLKSAHHHSLLRRLVLTNHDWQLIRHCPQPLWLVQHGQWRGERLCAALDPLHASDKPAALDHRLIGVAREFEQRLKLQAHYLHAYVALPHTLAFNAELLADYDNYVRRTETHHREAFDALLAQYPAIDRTRTRLGQGFAEEVIPAYVRDNGIDLLLMGAVARGQFDNALIGQTAERVLEEVECDLLVIRPVT, from the coding sequence ATGAACCTGAAGCACCTGCTCGTCATCATCGACCCCACCCGCGAGGACCAGCCCGCGCTCGCCCGCGCCCAGTGGATCGCCGAACGCAGCGGCGCCCGCCTGGAGCTGCTGGCCTGCGAGTTCAATCCCGCCCTGGACAATACCCTGCTGCTGGAGCAGAGCGATCTCGAGCGGGGCCGGCAGAGCCTGCTCGACGAACGCCTCGCCTGGCTGGAAAAACTCGCCGCCCCGCTGCGCCAGGCCGGCCTCGAAGTGAAATGCCAGGTACGCTGGGGCAAACCACTGCATCGGCAGATCGTCCTGCACTGCGAACAGAGCCAGCCCGACCTGGTACTCAAGTCGGCCCACCACCACAGCCTGCTCAGACGCCTGGTGCTGACCAATCATGACTGGCAACTGATCCGCCATTGCCCGCAGCCGCTATGGCTGGTGCAGCACGGCCAATGGCGCGGCGAACGCCTGTGCGCGGCACTCGACCCGCTGCACGCCAGCGACAAGCCGGCGGCGCTGGACCACCGCCTGATCGGCGTGGCCCGCGAGTTCGAACAACGCCTGAAACTCCAGGCGCACTACCTGCACGCCTACGTCGCGCTGCCGCACACCCTGGCGTTCAACGCCGAGCTGCTGGCCGACTATGACAACTATGTACGGCGCACCGAAACCCACCACCGTGAAGCCTTCGATGCCCTGCTGGCACAGTACCCGGCCATCGACCGGACCCGCACTCGGCTCGGCCAGGGCTTCGCCGAGGAAGTGATTCCCGCCTATGTGCGCGACAACGGCATCGACCTGCTGCTGATGGGCGCGGTCGCCCGTGGACAGTTCGACAACGCGCTGATCGGCCAGACCGCCGAACGGGTGCTCGAAGAAGTGGAATGCGATCTGCTGGTGATCAGACCTGTCACCTGA
- a CDS encoding DUF58 domain-containing protein, whose product MKPSRVLLALLGVLLAVAIALGTAAALDIPAPALLERLWWGVLCALALLALVDALWLRRLPSPRLERQMSGNLPLGRWSEVRLQLHHRYAQVQRVTVFDHLPGAMDFEHLPQVIELRPGEQTELGYRVRPLSRGHFVFPRCEVELSSPLRLWKGRRYLEERSETRVYPDFARIYGAELMAVDHWLNRIGVRAGQRRGLGLEFHQLREFRDGDTLRQIDWKATARKRMPIAREYQDERDQQILFLLDCGRRMRSHDGDLSHFDHALNSSLLLAYVALRQGDAVGLMTFAGDQPRHLPPGKGSAQLSVLLNAVYDLDSSQRAADYAAAVQAVLTRQRRRALVVIITNLRDEDDEDLVAAVKRLGRQHRVLVASLREEVLDRLRQSPVEGYEDALAYCGTVDYLNARAGLHEKLLAHGVPVLDARPSQLGPELVSRYLGWKKAGAL is encoded by the coding sequence ATGAAGCCATCGCGCGTCCTTCTCGCGCTGCTCGGCGTGCTGTTGGCCGTGGCCATCGCGCTGGGCACGGCGGCGGCCCTGGATATCCCGGCGCCGGCGCTGCTCGAGCGCCTCTGGTGGGGCGTCCTGTGCGCCCTGGCGCTGCTCGCACTGGTCGACGCCCTATGGCTGCGCCGCCTGCCCTCGCCGCGCCTGGAGCGGCAGATGAGCGGCAACCTGCCGCTGGGCCGCTGGAGCGAAGTGCGCCTGCAACTGCACCATCGCTACGCCCAGGTGCAGCGCGTGACCGTGTTCGATCACCTGCCCGGTGCGATGGACTTCGAGCACCTGCCGCAGGTGATCGAGCTGCGGCCGGGCGAGCAGACCGAGCTGGGCTACCGCGTGCGTCCGCTGTCTCGCGGGCATTTCGTCTTCCCGCGCTGCGAAGTGGAACTGTCCAGCCCGCTACGCCTGTGGAAGGGCCGACGCTATCTGGAAGAGCGCAGCGAAACCCGTGTCTACCCCGACTTCGCACGCATCTACGGCGCCGAGCTGATGGCCGTGGACCACTGGCTGAACCGCATCGGCGTGCGCGCCGGGCAACGCCGCGGCCTGGGCCTGGAGTTCCACCAGCTGCGCGAGTTTCGTGATGGCGACACCCTGCGGCAGATCGACTGGAAAGCCACCGCCCGCAAGCGCATGCCGATCGCCCGCGAATACCAGGACGAGCGCGACCAGCAGATTCTCTTCCTGCTCGACTGCGGGCGGCGCATGCGCAGCCACGACGGCGACCTGTCGCACTTCGACCACGCCCTCAACTCCAGCCTGCTGCTGGCCTATGTCGCGCTGCGCCAGGGCGATGCCGTGGGCCTGATGACCTTCGCCGGCGACCAGCCGCGCCACCTGCCGCCAGGCAAGGGCAGCGCGCAGTTGAGCGTGCTGCTCAATGCTGTCTACGACCTGGACAGCAGCCAGCGGGCGGCGGACTACGCGGCAGCGGTCCAGGCCGTGCTTACCCGCCAGCGCCGCCGCGCCCTGGTGGTGATCATCACCAACCTGCGCGACGAGGACGACGAGGACCTGGTCGCCGCGGTGAAACGCCTGGGCCGGCAACACCGGGTGCTGGTGGCCAGCCTGCGCGAAGAAGTGCTCGACCGGCTGCGGCAGTCCCCCGTGGAAGGGTACGAAGACGCGCTGGCCTACTGTGGCACGGTGGACTACCTGAACGCCCGCGCCGGGCTGCACGAGAAACTGCTCGCCCACGGCGTGCCGGTGCTGGATGCGCGGCCCAGCCAACTCGGGCCGGAGCTGGTCAGCCGCTATCTGGGCTGGAAGAAGGCGGGGGCGTTATAG
- a CDS encoding DUF4350 domain-containing protein, whose product MRRPVVLLATLAVLLLLGGTGYYLYTHLKPYPETIEHGAAPEARANPYLAAESYLRGRGLAVNTAKGLEALDRLPSKGHTLILLGSRENLTPKQSARLLDWASRGGHLVVTAERLWDEEEGKSGDLLLDRLGVQQFLTEDLDKDKGTAPTEDKSAVEPSTEQPVAPEVPENADPDQEEDAYPTLTKLYLENEKAPAYIDFDTEYHLFDSKNLAYAWANSAKATHLLQLQQDKGLITVLTDNWIWQNDQLGDYDNAWLLWYLTQDSNVTLVYRADGDSLFTLLARYFPQALVACALLLALALWRQGLRQGPLQPSPARGRRQLEEHLRAGADFVLRQRGQIALLQGLQRDILRRARQRQPGFERLPVAEQWQTLGRMTRLSVSAISQAMRPYPQQRMAIAEFTRQVAHLQSLRNAL is encoded by the coding sequence ATGAGGCGGCCCGTCGTCCTGCTCGCCACCCTCGCCGTCCTGCTGCTGCTCGGCGGCACCGGGTACTACCTCTACACGCATCTCAAGCCCTATCCCGAAACCATCGAGCACGGCGCCGCGCCGGAAGCCCGCGCCAATCCCTACCTGGCCGCCGAGTCCTACCTGCGCGGACGCGGCCTGGCGGTGAACACGGCCAAGGGGCTGGAAGCGCTCGACCGGTTGCCGAGCAAGGGCCACACACTGATCCTGCTCGGCAGCCGAGAAAACCTCACGCCGAAGCAGAGCGCACGCCTGCTCGACTGGGCCTCGCGCGGCGGCCACCTGGTGGTCACCGCCGAACGCCTGTGGGACGAGGAGGAAGGCAAGAGCGGCGACCTGCTGCTCGATCGCCTGGGAGTGCAACAGTTCCTCACCGAGGACCTCGACAAGGACAAAGGCACCGCCCCAACGGAGGACAAGTCCGCCGTGGAGCCCTCGACCGAACAGCCAGTCGCCCCGGAAGTCCCCGAGAACGCCGACCCTGACCAGGAAGAAGACGCCTACCCCACGCTGACCAAGCTCTACCTGGAAAACGAAAAGGCGCCGGCCTACATCGATTTCGATACCGAGTACCACCTCTTCGACTCGAAGAACCTCGCCTACGCCTGGGCCAACAGCGCAAAGGCCACCCACCTGCTGCAACTGCAGCAGGACAAGGGCCTGATCACCGTACTGACCGACAACTGGATCTGGCAGAACGACCAACTGGGCGACTACGACAACGCCTGGCTGCTCTGGTACCTGACCCAGGACAGCAACGTGACCCTGGTCTATCGCGCCGACGGCGACAGCCTCTTCACCCTGCTGGCGCGCTACTTCCCGCAAGCGCTGGTCGCCTGCGCCCTGCTGCTGGCGCTCGCCCTGTGGCGCCAGGGATTGCGCCAGGGACCGCTGCAACCGAGCCCGGCGCGCGGTCGCCGGCAACTGGAAGAACACCTGCGCGCCGGCGCCGACTTCGTCCTCCGCCAGCGCGGCCAGATCGCCCTGCTGCAGGGGCTTCAGCGTGACATCCTGCGCCGCGCGCGACAGCGCCAGCCGGGCTTCGAACGCCTGCCCGTCGCCGAACAATGGCAGACCCTGGGCCGCATGACGCGGCTGTCGGTCAGCGCCATCAGCCAGGCCATGCGACCCTATCCGCAGCAACGCATGGCCATCGCCGAATTCACCCGCCAGGTCGCCCACCTGCAAAGCCTCAGGAATGCCCTATGA
- the pyk gene encoding pyruvate kinase, whose protein sequence is MSLRRTKIVATLGPASNSPEVLEQLILAGIDVARLNFSHGTPDEHRARAQLVRDIAAKHGRFVALLGDLQGPKIRIAKFANKRIELAVGDTFRFSTSHPRTDGNQQVVGIDYPDLVKDCGIGDELLLDDGRVVMVVKEVKADELVCEVLIGGPLSDHKGINRRGGGLTAPALTEKDKADIKLAASMDLDYVAVSFPRDAKDMEYARRLLTEAGGSAWLVAKIERAEAVADDEALDGLIRASDAVMVARGDLGVEIGDAELVGIQKKIILHARRYNKAVITATQMMESMIHNPMPTRAEVSDVANAVLDYTDAVMLSAESAAGEYPVEAVKAMARICAGAEKHPTTKKSSHRIGQTFERCDESIALAAMYTANHFPGIKAIICLTESGYTPLIMSRIRSSVPIFAYSPHRETQARVALFRGVETIPFDPAALPPERVSQEAVDALLQRGVVTKGDWVILTKGDSYTAQGGTNTMKVLHVGDLLV, encoded by the coding sequence ATGTCCCTTCGCCGCACCAAGATCGTCGCCACCCTCGGCCCAGCCAGCAACTCTCCCGAAGTGCTGGAACAGCTGATCCTCGCCGGGATCGACGTCGCCCGCCTGAACTTCTCCCACGGTACTCCCGACGAACACCGCGCCCGCGCCCAACTGGTGCGCGACATCGCCGCCAAGCACGGCCGCTTCGTAGCGCTGCTGGGCGACCTGCAGGGTCCGAAGATCCGCATCGCCAAGTTCGCCAACAAGCGCATCGAACTGGCGGTCGGCGACACCTTCCGCTTCTCCACCAGCCACCCGCGCACCGACGGCAACCAGCAAGTCGTCGGCATCGACTACCCGGACCTGGTCAAGGATTGCGGCATCGGCGACGAGCTGCTGCTGGACGACGGCCGTGTGGTCATGGTCGTGAAGGAAGTGAAAGCCGACGAACTGGTCTGCGAAGTACTGATCGGCGGCCCGCTGTCCGACCACAAGGGCATCAACCGCCGTGGCGGCGGCCTCACCGCTCCGGCCCTGACCGAGAAGGACAAGGCCGACATCAAGCTGGCCGCGAGCATGGACCTGGATTATGTCGCCGTGTCCTTCCCGCGTGACGCCAAGGACATGGAATACGCCCGTCGCCTGCTCACCGAAGCCGGCGGCAGCGCCTGGCTGGTGGCCAAGATCGAGCGCGCCGAAGCCGTGGCCGACGACGAAGCCCTGGACGGCCTGATCCGCGCCAGCGACGCGGTGATGGTGGCCCGTGGCGACCTCGGCGTGGAAATCGGCGATGCCGAACTGGTGGGCATCCAGAAGAAGATCATTCTGCACGCGCGCCGCTACAACAAGGCGGTGATCACCGCGACCCAGATGATGGAGTCGATGATCCACAACCCGATGCCGACCCGCGCGGAAGTCTCCGACGTAGCCAACGCCGTGCTCGACTACACCGACGCAGTGATGCTCTCGGCCGAATCCGCCGCCGGCGAATACCCGGTGGAAGCGGTCAAGGCGATGGCGCGCATCTGCGCCGGCGCCGAGAAGCACCCGACCACCAAGAAGTCCAGCCACCGTATCGGCCAGACCTTCGAGCGCTGCGACGAAAGCATCGCCCTGGCGGCCATGTACACCGCCAACCACTTCCCGGGCATCAAGGCGATCATCTGCCTGACCGAAAGCGGTTACACCCCGCTGATCATGTCGCGCATCCGCTCCTCGGTACCGATCTTCGCCTACTCCCCGCACCGCGAGACCCAGGCCCGCGTGGCGCTGTTCCGTGGCGTGGAAACCATCCCCTTCGACCCGGCCGCCCTGCCGCCGGAACGTGTCAGCCAGGAAGCCGTCGACGCGCTGCTGCAGCGTGGCGTGGTGACCAAGGGTGACTGGGTGATCCTGACCAAGGGCGACAGCTACACCGCCCAGGGCGGCACCAACACCATGAAGGTGTTGCACGTGGGTGACCTGCTGGTCTGA